In the genome of Croceimicrobium hydrocarbonivorans, one region contains:
- a CDS encoding TrlF family AAA-like ATPase: MMTGARFLRADLHIHSYGEFGSYDVTDHTMTPEAIVDKAIEKNLGIISITDHNEIQNVNTALNHAKGKPILVIPGIEVSTTQGHLLLYFETFKNLRDFFGKLTISPDRKTCNQGIAECLDLAYQHNGLGVLAHIELESGFEKTIGRFGPQIEEVMKHPNLKGLEISSKTSLDNYTDKDTDDNRKRLIKLRREHLELEVNIDLPKLMSSDSHTLNKLGVNADGEKKLTRIKVDELNFHSFKIALLSHESRIRLEDLIPEQRPVLRSIKLDGGLLDNVEIELSSNLTCIIGSRGAGKSTLLEAIREASGNTSKAKVVDSDVWPQEIKLVYEDEAGQVIEFKRDKNDSLQNISDPINGITKVDIESYGQGETASTIQHSDENPSVLVSFLDSFLELSILKAEEKDVIEKLIENQSESKKLRIELLGLPETKKALLNEQKKLTSLQKEKAGELVKFQNALIKEREIRSSLIEDLKNLIKTYREILNDSSTFESFESLSEDEIVVGKDFFNRVKEIVSEFSVIVKEKSKELNTALTEKVEDLKAQLKSWSEKEKEIQSKIDSKKKELEDQGIPFDLGKINQISKDIIHYTARVKKLEASKKQLEQYEKERKELIQQRKSLKDKIYYKRFAFAQSINSNLKNTLDGLFIDVKFEQGKYSNVFENDLKSMMDWRTSQVPKSPQVVKQITPLELVEAALKNDRAKLESIQDSNGNQLLTSSEISTMIQRLKNEHRYEDFESIEFDDLPSITVTKIFKDDGSKTIRNSKTISQLSLGQQQSVLLAILMLSKSKRPLIIDQPEDNLDSEFIFKTIVINLRKIKEARQVIIVTHNPNIAVLGDAELIIPLKSTSVKSHVMGEGSIDRGATREICCEILEGGKSAFKQRQEIYGI; encoded by the coding sequence ATTATGACAGGAGCAAGATTTTTAAGAGCAGATTTACATATTCATTCGTATGGTGAGTTCGGCTCTTATGATGTAACTGACCACACAATGACTCCTGAAGCGATTGTTGACAAGGCAATTGAAAAAAACTTGGGAATCATAAGCATTACCGACCACAACGAGATACAGAATGTTAACACAGCACTTAATCATGCCAAAGGAAAGCCTATACTAGTGATTCCAGGTATTGAAGTAAGTACAACACAAGGACATCTTCTTCTGTATTTTGAGACATTCAAGAATCTGCGGGATTTCTTTGGAAAACTAACCATAAGTCCTGACAGGAAAACATGTAATCAAGGTATCGCAGAGTGTTTGGATTTAGCATATCAGCATAATGGATTAGGCGTTCTAGCACATATAGAGCTTGAATCAGGGTTTGAAAAAACAATTGGAAGGTTCGGGCCACAGATAGAAGAAGTAATGAAACACCCGAACCTTAAAGGGTTAGAAATTTCTTCTAAAACTAGTCTAGATAATTATACTGACAAAGACACAGATGATAATCGCAAAAGGTTAATTAAATTAAGGAGAGAGCATTTAGAGTTAGAAGTAAACATTGATTTACCAAAACTCATGTCTTCAGATTCCCACACATTGAACAAACTTGGTGTTAATGCCGATGGTGAAAAAAAACTTACTAGAATTAAAGTTGATGAACTCAACTTTCACTCTTTTAAAATTGCGCTATTAAGTCATGAGTCAAGGATTCGGTTAGAAGATCTTATTCCAGAACAAAGACCCGTTCTACGAAGTATAAAGCTTGATGGTGGCTTACTTGATAATGTAGAGATAGAATTAAGTTCCAATCTAACTTGTATAATCGGGAGTCGTGGGGCAGGAAAATCGACCCTTCTCGAGGCAATTAGAGAAGCATCAGGCAATACTTCCAAAGCGAAGGTTGTCGATTCTGATGTATGGCCACAGGAAATAAAGTTAGTATATGAAGACGAAGCAGGTCAGGTCATAGAATTTAAAAGAGATAAAAACGATAGCCTACAGAACATTTCTGACCCGATAAATGGTATCACCAAAGTTGACATTGAAAGTTACGGACAAGGTGAAACTGCAAGTACAATCCAACATAGTGATGAAAACCCTAGTGTTTTAGTGTCATTTTTGGACTCCTTCTTAGAGCTCTCGATTCTAAAAGCTGAAGAAAAAGACGTAATTGAAAAGCTCATAGAAAATCAAAGTGAATCTAAAAAGCTTCGAATTGAATTACTAGGTCTTCCGGAAACCAAAAAAGCACTTTTAAACGAGCAAAAGAAACTAACCAGTTTACAAAAAGAAAAAGCTGGCGAGCTAGTTAAATTTCAGAACGCTCTTATAAAAGAAAGAGAGATTAGATCATCTCTAATTGAAGATTTAAAAAATCTAATTAAAACCTACCGTGAAATCTTGAATGATAGTTCAACTTTTGAATCTTTTGAGAGTCTATCAGAAGATGAAATCGTAGTAGGTAAAGACTTTTTCAATCGTGTAAAAGAGATTGTTTCAGAGTTTTCGGTAATAGTCAAAGAGAAGTCCAAAGAGCTAAATACTGCCCTTACTGAGAAAGTTGAAGATTTAAAGGCTCAATTAAAATCTTGGTCAGAAAAGGAGAAGGAAATTCAATCTAAAATAGATTCAAAAAAGAAGGAGTTGGAAGACCAAGGCATTCCTTTTGACTTGGGTAAAATCAACCAAATATCAAAAGATATAATTCATTATACGGCTCGGGTTAAAAAGTTAGAAGCTAGCAAAAAGCAACTCGAGCAGTATGAAAAAGAAAGGAAAGAGTTAATTCAACAGAGAAAGTCACTAAAAGACAAAATATATTATAAACGATTTGCATTTGCTCAATCGATAAACAGCAACCTTAAAAATACTCTTGACGGCCTCTTTATTGACGTTAAATTTGAACAAGGTAAATATTCAAATGTCTTTGAAAATGATCTAAAGTCAATGATGGATTGGAGAACTTCTCAAGTCCCAAAATCTCCCCAAGTTGTAAAACAAATAACTCCTTTGGAATTGGTTGAAGCTGCCTTGAAAAATGACCGAGCAAAATTGGAATCTATCCAAGACTCAAATGGCAACCAGCTCCTAACGAGTTCAGAGATATCTACGATGATTCAAAGATTAAAGAACGAACATAGGTATGAAGATTTTGAGAGTATAGAATTTGATGATTTACCAAGTATCACTGTAACAAAGATTTTTAAGGATGATGGAAGTAAAACGATAAGAAACTCCAAAACCATCTCTCAGTTATCTCTCGGTCAACAACAATCTGTTTTACTTGCAATTTTAATGCTTTCTAAGAGCAAGAGACCCTTAATCATTGACCAGCCAGAAGACAACCTTGATAGCGAGTTTATTTTTAAAACGATCGTTATAAATCTCAGAAAAATTAAAGAAGCTCGTCAAGTCATTATTGTTACGCATAATCCAAACATTGCAGTATTAGGTGATGCCGAATTAATTATACCACTTAAAAGTACAAGCGTCAAATCACATGTAATGGGAGAAGGTTCCATTGATCGTGGAGCGACACGAGAGATTTGTTGTGAAATTCTTGAAGGCGGTAAAAGTGCATTCAAACA